The following are encoded in a window of Sminthopsis crassicaudata isolate SCR6 chromosome 3, ASM4859323v1, whole genome shotgun sequence genomic DNA:
- the IGFBP5 gene encoding insulin-like growth factor-binding protein 5 produces MVLPMVFLLLSACIGAAQGLGSFVHCEACDEKALSMCPPSPLGCELVKEPGCGCCMTCALNEGQSCGVYTERCAQGLRCLPRQDEEKPLHALLHGRGVCLNEKSYREQAKIERESREHEEPTTSEMAEETYSPKVFRPKHVHLSEMKAEALKKDRRKKLTQSKFVGGAENTAQSRVISVPEMRQESEQGPCRRHMEASLQELKTSPRMVPRTVYLPNCDRKGFYKRKQCKPSRGRKRGICWCVDKYGMKLPGMEYVDGDFQCHSFDSSNVE; encoded by the exons ATGGTGCTGCCTATGGTGTTCCTGCTGCTGTCCGCCTGCATCGGGGCAGCCCAAGGCCTGGGCTCTTTCGTGCACTGCGAAGCGTGCGACGAGAAAGCCCTGTCCATGTGCCCCCCGAGTCCCCTGGGCTGCGAGCTGGTCAAAGAGCCCGGCTGCGGCTGCTGCATGACCTGCGCGCTGAACGAGGGGCAATCGTGCGGGGTGTACACTGAGCGCTGCGCCCAAGGGCTCCGCTGCCTCCCCCGACAGGACGAGGAGAAGCCCCTGCACGCCCTCCTGCACGGACGCGGGGTCTGCCTCAACGAAAAGAGCTACCGAGAGCAAGCCAAGATCG AGAGAGAATCCCGGGAACATGAAGAACCAACCACTTCAGAAATGGCTGAGGAGACCTACTCCCCAAAAGTTTTCCGGCCCAAGCATGTTCACCTGTCTGAGATGAAGGCTGAGGCCCTGAAGAAAGATCGCCGAAAGAAGCTGACCCAGTCCAAGTTTGTTGGTGGGGCTGAAAACACTGCCCAGTCCCGGGTCATCTCCGTCCCCGAGATGAGACAGGAGTCTGAACAA GGTCCCTGCCGAAGACATATGGAAGCTTCCCTTCAAGAGTTGAAAACCAGCCCTCGTATGGTTCCCCGGACTGTCTACCTGCCAAATTGTGACCGCAAAGGCTTTTATAAGAGGAAACAG TGCAAGCCATCTCGGGGCCGCAAACGTGGCATTTGCTGGTGTGTGGACAAATACGGGATGAAGCTGCCCGGGATGGAATACGTTGATGGAGATTTCCAGTGTCACAGTTTTGACAGCAGCAATGTTGAGTGA